In Zingiber officinale cultivar Zhangliang chromosome 1A, Zo_v1.1, whole genome shotgun sequence, a genomic segment contains:
- the LOC122004828 gene encoding uncharacterized protein LOC122004828: MTIYLQQGILPADPEEARLIRRRAHVYTLIGDQLYKRTFFRPLLKYLGTDEAEYALQEVHQGCYSNHVGGRMLARKILLPGIFGPLCREMLSDWIVTNGTRLETILTRSSGLLFQMDTGRQFQGRKIQEWCRGFGITQSFTFVAYPQSNGQTEVANREIVRGLKVKLDHVGDD; encoded by the exons ATGACCATTTATCTTCAGCAGGGCATCCTGCCTGCCGATCCTGAAGAAGCTAGATTGATCAGGAGAAGAGCTCATGTCTACACTCTGATCGGGGATCAACTGTACAAGCGAACATTTTTCAGACCATTGCTCAAATATTTAGGTACGGATGAGGCGGAGTATGCCTTGCAAGAAGTACATCAGGGATGCTACAGTAACCACGTTGGAGGAAGGATGCTGGCTCGAAAAATATTGCTGCCaggtatttttggcccactttgCAGAGAGATGCTCAGCGATTG GATTGTTACTAATGGCACCAGGTTAGAGACAATTCTTACTCGTAGCAgtggactacttttccaaatgg ATACTGGAAGACAGTTCCAAGGACGCAAGATCCAGGAATGGTGTCGAGGATTTGGAATAACTCAGTCCTTTACGTTTGTGGcttatcctcaaagtaatgggCAGACGGAGGTCGCTAATAGAGAGATAGTGCGGGGGTTGAAGGTCAAGCTGGATCATGTAGGCGACGATTAG